The window tcaattataaaattaatatttacttTCCCAGCACGCGAGTTGCCGAATACGAAAGATACTTTTCGAACAAAGAGTGGGCAACTAGGGAATGATGAGGTGAAGGTGATGAAGACGTTCATGACATGACATCACAGATAATTAAGGATGGTttggtttaagtttttttttaaaaaaaaaacgtgtgtgtttttttagaaaaataagatttggtttgtattttttatatctattttttaaaaatatatatagtatattttaaaaaaatagaagatatttaaaaattattttctttttttttttgaaagatctatatttttaaaaaaattaaaatgaaaaatatacaAACAAAACATACCCTAAAGATTTCTCACCGTCAGTCAATCCGATTGATTATCGGATAGGCTGCCCCTCGAATAGGTAACAAGATGGAGACCATTTCattataactaatttaaaagGGCCTGGACGTTTAAGAAAAGCCCACCAGTGAAAAAACGACAAGTGTATAGATTAATTGGTAACCTGTGGATTTGTACTCTCCATTACGAGCATGGACGATTTAATATGCCAACGTGACCAATGTGTGCGATTAACAGCGTGAGGAAGTAGGGTCTGCGTTGAAGAGAACGTCCATTACTGTCGATATTGCGACCGCTTTGTACTGCTAAAAACAATTATAAATCAAAGTAAAATTGGTTGGTCCAAATGTGTAATTTAGAAGTGTAGATAAGAATCAATCGAGTGAAACTTTTATCggaatttaaaattatcaaatgagTAAATTTTTGTCCTTACTTGTAGCTAATTTTAGTGTTCTAAAATGGTAGGCCGGCGGCCACCGTAGCCTAGCCACAATTTATTCAATGTACAATAAAATTAGTAAAATGATACAAAATCACTCATATAATTTTATATtcctaatttttctttaattcaTCTCTATATTTCTTCAATATTTTCTCCGTATCATATTCAAACTAAAAATCTATAGTACCTTCCTCTTTTGTATCcaatataaaatttttatgaaGTTCTCTTATCTTCTTAATATTTATCTCAATATTTTCATCTCCGCCATCCATAATTCATTTTTTATCATAGTtataataaaagataattatgaTCACCTCAAATATTTTTCACAGTCTTTCCCCAGGTTAAGTGAATAGAGATAATCATGGGGTCAGCTTATACCTAACTGCTAAGTGGAGAAAGAATTTTTCCACGAGTGCATACATCAATCATGATTTGATTTTGCTGCTCCAATATTGTAATAATTTTATCACCCTCTAACTAACTGAGCATCCTATGAAAACATCCTTGTGTCATAGTTGTTTCATTAGTAAGTGGCACATCAACTactttttcttcttatctttttttttataatcttgCCATTGAATTGAACATAGACTAAATTATTCAATCTTCTAGTATCTAgtctatttattttctttatatgGATCTACATtatacaaaaatattaatattaaatatatatttagacATTTAGTAATAATTAGTACACTATAcacaataaataattaaatacttACCCTCTCAAAAGTATTCAAATTTCTCTCATAATCGAAAGAACTTATAGTTAAAGAAAAGATTCTTTTAGTCGTCTTTTACAATTTAGGTTCATCATTTTCAAAAAGATGTCACCATggaactaaataaaaattaaatcaaatcaaataataacaaaaaggaaaataaaaaaataaacaataaaatttataatataaagTAAGCGATTATTACTTTATTTTTAGTTCTAACCTCAATCATATTTCTCATTATTTTGTCTATCCCACCATAGTCAATACTCTTCCAAACCCCCCTACTTTATTGATATACttcaataattttatatttactaTCTCACTTTGGCTAATATCATTAGACAATAATATCTCAACACAAGTGAAAAATTCATTTCTGACAACTTCTTCTCTTCCTATGCTCTTCATTTGTGGCAACTTCTTCTCTTTCTATGTTCTAGTCATTAAAGGAACAATAAGCTTATAAGAGGTAGACCACCAAATATAGTGGACTATCAAATCAATTATGACTTTTCTTATTAATAATATCAATAAGTGAGCAATAATGAAGCTCTTGATTTTTGAATGTTATATTAATCTCCTCTCTCACTCTAAGTATTCTCCATATACAAAATCCATAAATAACTTCTTATATTGGTGCAAtctgtactaacggtctaactcagattttgatgaataataaacaagttaagttaggtgtttttaTGATCTAATATATTTACAGAGCGTGCATGGATTGATGGGTCTAGGGTATCAAATACCAAGTTAAAACCCAACTAGGTTTGAGAGGCCGATAGTTGATGTGAAACCAAGATAGACAACAAACTAAACTATCAaactttaggactttcctgcaattttattcaattttgttagataacaaataatcttaactttgaaccctttgtcattatcaaaactcaagttcgatcgcctgatgcttcccgcaccaatactTTCACGATTGTCTATGGGCGGAACCATCAAGGGTTTTGGACTTAGCCCATGTCCCATGTGTGGGACGATTTAACCCTAAAGCATATGAGATGATAAAATATCTTCAGAACATTTCATGAGCAGGTGAAACTACCAATTATGTATAGCAATACCAAGTATAAAACTTGGGTTGACCTTCATCGTCGTCAGGTACTTTTTGAGGTTAGAGATTTTGTTTGACTATTTTAACTTGTGATCATTTTCCTATTAGCGAGTATAATAAATTGAAGAATCGAAAGATTGGACCTTGTGAGATACTACAAAAGATCAACGACAATGCCTACAGATTGTGTCTTCCTTGTTATCTGAAGACGTTCAATGTCTTTAATGTGAAGTACAATTGACTCCTTATTTAGTGGATGTTGATGAGACTACAATAAACTTGAGGGCGAGTTCTTTTCAACACAAAGAGACTAATGTAGGATCAATCCAACATGACCACTTGAACTTTAAACagttataacttttgactcgggacTCGAAATCAGACTCTGTTTATGGCAAAATGTGCAGAATTTGAAAATCTATATTTGTTGTGGGGTACCCATAACCATCAATTTTTAGGCCCAAAATCCACTATTTAGACCTTCATTAGAACCTTCAAAGATTTTACAactttttttagtaatttttttatggtatttaagatatttttttttatacctaGTAATTGTGGGTTATAGTTAGTCTTAAATAGTGTttgctttattaattttaatttctatatagagattttcttttttgaaaaaaattgtttgtttttttttttttttacaaaattagaattgaaattcatatattataatttctttcctttctttatcttatGTTTAaagtttatataaacatttatctagttgtataaaaatttatccctcgattaataataaaatttcttttttagtaAAAAACAgatttttctccttgttttctttaGGTTCTCTTCCTGTTTTCTCCTCAATTGTTTTTCTTGTCAGTCCGCAAGATAACTACTATCATGTCCGACGTCAAATGTCAAAAgccctaaaattaaaaattaaccttAGCACACATAATTAGTCAATCATACAAATATGAAATTTCAAACAAAATACACTTGGAGTCATAGCCCTAAACGTAACACAAATCTTAAATTTGAGCCAAACAATTAACAAATTTGAACCCTaataaaaattatcataaaaatctaaaataaataaataatatacaaTTTCACTCcttcaatttaaaaatttaaatctacaAGGACAACTCATCACTTAACACTTGCACCGGGGGCGGCACCGGGCATAGAGGTCGACGATAGCAGAGAGGCAGCGACACAGCGACAGAGAAACAATTGAAATTTGAAAGAACCGAACTATCGAAGAGGTGTCATGGATACTATTTttgtttgaaattgaaatttcatCCTctcacattttttaaaattttttatttaaaaaaaaatagaagtagAATAAAAAAACTTAATCGGTCGCTTTTGCCTAGGCGGACGGTTAATGTGGTGACGACTGACGACTAGAGGGCATCGTCTTTAAAAAAGCGAGACGGCGGACTGACACCCATCACTTAGGCGATTCTAAATGGTACCTTTTAAAACACTGTCTAGTGAATCATGTGCTGCAATGTTACCGTCGTCTTCCCACTTATACAGTTGATATTTCCCGTTGTTACTGTAATAGATATATTTGTATATGGTGTTACTCTATTATGAGATTCATTTTCAATGTGTGCTAAATAGGGTCATTGTAGCTGACTAAGCAAACAATTCTGAAAGGACCTCGAGGCGTTGTGCTATCATGCAACGTTGCCATCGTTTTTTTCTCTTTACTTTTAAAACATATgatcatttttaaatatatatatatatatatatatatatatatatatatatatatatatatatatatatatatatatatatatatatatataaatagactAATGTATAGTTTATGTGAAAAAAATATGCATATATAATCGAGttgttcagatttgcttttcagAGGTAAATGAATTTTTAATGAAATTTTAAATTCGAAAAAAGGTCAAACGGAGTttcttgaattttgaaatttatagaatccaaacaaaaagaaaaaaaagcacATTCCTAAATCTACCTATCTGCAGTGACtgattcagaaaaaaaaaaaaaaaaaattgtacaattaAGGGAACTGGAATTTGTCTTCCTTCTCATTGTCCCTCGTACTGTAACATATTGGTAGAATTTTTCGAGAACAAGGGTGCTAAAACACACCCACACTCCACCTAAATCCACCACTATCTTTCCGGTTCAACCATTCTAATCAATAAATTTCGATctaagagatatttaatttaatgattttagtggatatatttaaaataaagattGGAGTATAAATTTATGTATATATCAGGATTTAACCTTCAcgaaaaattataacaaaaaaattGCTCTGTTTTTTTTCTTTGCAGCAATCAAAATTACAAATTTGATAAATACTATTTTTCGTTTTTTCTTCCCGAAAACAGAGGGGCACTACCACAGCTGTTCCTGCGACCAAATGTCTTCTACGCTCCATAGATTCTCCGTCCACATGCTCTGGTCAAAGTCGGGCAACACCAGGTCATCATACGCCGACTCCAACCAGCCGCTATCGTCCCCCGCCACCGTAGCAACCCCGGCGTCCTCGCAGCCGTCGGAGACCGGAGGCGGAGACAGCTCCATCCCGAACGAGTCCGACGGACTCGTCGGTTTCCCGGGGCCAAGCCCCGGTTCCTCAGAGGCGCCGGTGGCGGCGCCGGCCCGGATGCGCTCGACGAGGCGGGGCACCCACAGGTAGCGCATCACGTCCCTGAACTTCTTgctgttgacgtcgcacttgagcTGCTTCGCGTGCTTCAGCACGCGCGTCCGCCAGTAGTTCTTGATCTCGTTGTCAGTCCGCCCGGGCAGGTGCTGCGCGATCTTGGACCACCGGTTCCCCCAGCGGCAGTGGAGCTCGAGGATGAGCAGCTGCTCCTCTGGGGTGATGTTTCCGCGGCGGACGTCGGGGCGGAGATAGTTCAGCCATCGGAGGCGGCAGCTCTTTCCCGTTCGCCTCAGCCCTGTAGTCAGTCAGTCAGTCAGTTAGCTAGTTAACAACGGATCGATTAGAATCGATCTACTAAGGTAAGGCACGTGTACGGACAGCGAATTAATTACCTGCGCAACGAGCCAGGGAATTCCACCGGCCTTCGCCGTGAGCAGTGATATAATTCATGAGGACAAGGTCTTCCTCCACCGTCCACGGTCCTCTCCTCAAGTCCATCTCCTCGCTCTGTAGCCCCGTGGAACTGATGCCCTCTTGGAACTCCATAAATGAGTAACTGGGAAGAAACTGGGTGTGGATGGGAGAACGAGTTTGGATTGGGGATATTTTGTAGCAGGGGGGAAGGGGAATGCgcttctatatatatatgtatattagAGACACGGCATTAAGGACAGTCGGTGCCCTTGACGAAACCCAAGTGGTggcctagctagctagctagctaaccTGTAAAACATTTGACTTCTTTCCCTCGGATTTCCCCGCTCGCAACAACGGACGGTTCATTTGTCTATTCTTAGATCAGGAAAATACATATTCgatcttttttttaattaatctttttatttaacccagtaaataaatttttaaaatatttaaatcatatatgattattttaaaatgatcaaatcacatatttatttcttattttatacTCATCTTTACATCAATTCgattgaaa is drawn from Zingiber officinale cultivar Zhangliang chromosome 1B, Zo_v1.1, whole genome shotgun sequence and contains these coding sequences:
- the LOC122051049 gene encoding transcription factor MYB2-like, which produces MEFQEGISSTGLQSEEMDLRRGPWTVEEDLVLMNYITAHGEGRWNSLARCAGLRRTGKSCRLRWLNYLRPDVRRGNITPEEQLLILELHCRWGNRWSKIAQHLPGRTDNEIKNYWRTRVLKHAKQLKCDVNSKKFRDVMRYLWVPRLVERIRAGAATGASEEPGLGPGKPTSPSDSFGMELSPPPVSDGCEDAGVATVAGDDSGWLESAYDDLVLPDFDQSMWTENLWSVEDIWSQEQLW